The following coding sequences lie in one Mycoplasma crocodyli MP145 genomic window:
- a CDS encoding Cof-type HAD-IIB family hydrolase, with protein MKKIFAFDLDGTLLNKENKLHPHTKKIIIKANKLGHTNVVATGRGIKKVMPLIVDKTLEGFDYLICSNGAFIYDVKNKHNISLGKVEPSSFDFLEKLARERNLIITLDTDKFNGTWIPKTDTKDFPDWMNETLIMDMNILNRCSLEELRIKANEKDAVIFQIALRSPIEIAKEVTKQALDELGNKHAVFLTNAIYTDVCPFGVSKYNALEQLIQNISFKGDLIAFGDSGNDIEMLQHSKKGFAMGNATEDAKQVADEVIGDHNTGTIGETIERFI; from the coding sequence ATGAAAAAAATTTTTGCTTTTGACTTAGACGGAACTTTATTAAATAAAGAAAACAAATTACATCCACACACCAAAAAAATCATTATAAAAGCTAATAAATTAGGACACACCAATGTTGTAGCAACAGGTAGAGGAATCAAAAAAGTTATGCCTCTTATCGTCGATAAAACACTAGAAGGATTTGATTATCTAATATGTTCAAACGGTGCTTTTATATACGATGTGAAAAACAAACACAATATTTCACTTGGCAAGGTTGAGCCTTCATCTTTTGACTTTTTAGAAAAACTTGCTAGAGAAAGAAACTTAATAATTACTCTTGATACTGATAAATTCAACGGAACTTGAATTCCGAAAACAGACACTAAAGACTTTCCTGATTGAATGAATGAAACATTAATAATGGATATGAACATTTTAAACAGATGTTCTCTAGAAGAACTAAGAATTAAAGCTAATGAAAAAGATGCGGTTATCTTTCAAATAGCTTTAAGAAGTCCAATTGAAATTGCAAAAGAAGTTACTAAACAAGCACTTGATGAACTTGGGAATAAGCATGCGGTTTTCTTGACGAATGCCATTTACACAGACGTTTGCCCTTTTGGAGTTTCAAAATATAACGCACTTGAACAATTAATTCAAAATATCAGTTTTAAAGGTGATTTAATAGCGTTTGGAGATAGCGGTAATGACATCGAAATGCTTCAACATTCTAAAAAAGGTTTTGCAATGGGAAATGCAACAGAAGACGCAAAACAAGTTGCAGACGAAGTTATCGGAGATCATAACACAGGTACAATTGGTGAAACAATTGAAAGATTCATCTAA
- a CDS encoding trigger factor-related chaperone yields MKITQEKIEFKTQGDEWILTQKKALDYLETLRKEKIVQEDILEFATNKFLNDKLTEFIANKAKKENKFYRDPMLIDKKVTAESLEAQLLIFYYDDVDFTIFERETKIPFLQKDNKEMIENFTKMYMLNYSFEKEQDKIDEKTSAIQMDLLDENDKLISSGSKLLSNNPLYKTIYAKKSDIKKGDILIMDKKSKVKINKIFTKSIEPITKDNVANLNVPEIKTLDDAKRFVAKIANSQFVRLELLNYKRDISFHFSKLILSSELLISDHLINALKTEKTEMVEKAIKDKKISLTDEEKQKEIDMLVSVDISEGLLEKYFYNKFVDTITNKELEEEIKFLKHNPMLNTEINLNEIALSALIDIKVALHYLKLNNKKLHDEIIENF; encoded by the coding sequence ATGAAAATAACACAAGAAAAAATTGAGTTTAAAACTCAGGGTGATGAATGAATTTTGACACAAAAGAAAGCGCTTGATTATTTGGAAACATTAAGAAAAGAAAAGATAGTTCAAGAAGATATTTTGGAGTTTGCTACCAACAAGTTTTTAAATGATAAATTAACAGAATTCATTGCAAATAAGGCAAAAAAGGAAAATAAATTTTATAGAGATCCGATGTTAATTGATAAAAAAGTAACTGCAGAATCTTTGGAAGCACAATTATTAATATTCTATTATGATGATGTTGATTTTACAATTTTTGAAAGGGAAACAAAAATACCTTTTCTTCAAAAAGATAACAAAGAAATGATAGAAAACTTTACCAAAATGTACATGCTCAATTATTCTTTTGAAAAAGAGCAAGATAAAATTGATGAAAAAACAAGTGCAATTCAAATGGACTTATTAGATGAAAATGATAAGTTAATTTCTTCTGGTTCAAAATTATTATCTAACAATCCGCTTTACAAAACAATTTATGCGAAAAAAAGTGATATCAAAAAAGGTGATATTTTAATAATGGACAAAAAGTCTAAAGTTAAAATTAATAAAATTTTTACTAAATCAATAGAACCAATCACCAAAGATAATGTTGCTAATTTAAATGTTCCAGAAATTAAAACATTAGATGATGCAAAAAGATTTGTTGCTAAAATTGCTAATTCTCAATTTGTTAGATTAGAATTACTTAATTACAAAAGAGATATATCATTTCATTTTTCAAAATTAATTTTAAGTTCAGAATTATTAATAAGCGATCATCTTATTAATGCTTTAAAAACAGAAAAAACAGAAATGGTTGAAAAAGCTATAAAAGATAAAAAAATATCTCTTACAGACGAAGAAAAGCAAAAAGAAATTGATATGCTAGTTTCTGTTGATATATCTGAAGGGCTTCTTGAAAAATATTTTTATAATAAATTTGTTGATACTATAACCAACAAAGAACTTGAAGAAGAAATAAAATTTTTAAAACACAATCCAATGCTTAACACAGAAATAAATTTAAATGAAATTGCATTAAGCGCTTTAATCGATATTAAAGTTGCTCTCCATTATCTAAAATTAAATAACAAAAAACTTCATGACGAAATAATTGAAAACTTTTAA
- the glpO gene encoding type 2 glycerol-3-phosphate oxidase: MKKYDVAIIGGGIIGASVAYELSKYDVKTVILEKNPVLGSETSLANTGLIHGGFDPEPHKIEAWMNVKGNRKWVNTWFKHLTFPRVKVDSLICAFNEEEMKHIHMLYDRGLINKVKAEDMQILNSQEIQKREPNLSKEIIGGLLCTSSWAIAPVEATKALVGASLKNNLTLMKNSTVTKIEKNREGFFEISIEGQEKILARKVVDAAGHYADVIANENNFDDFKQTTKRGEYRVLTKYINNLVNSVVFMVPTIHGKGVVVAPTLDGHYIVGPTAEDGVPKEETRLVTREKYDYIGKIGKKLIPNLDVDKTMMTLAGSRPIDVETNDFVIRKSKNDKDFILAAGMQSPALSSAPIIAEEVVKLLEMNLKKNENWDPKFEVIS, encoded by the coding sequence ATGAAAAAATACGATGTTGCAATAATTGGTGGTGGAATTATTGGTGCAAGTGTAGCTTATGAATTAAGTAAATATGATGTAAAAACTGTAATTTTAGAAAAAAATCCAGTACTTGGTTCAGAAACTTCTCTTGCTAATACAGGACTTATTCACGGTGGTTTTGATCCAGAACCGCACAAAATCGAGGCTTGAATGAATGTTAAGGGTAATAGGAAATGGGTTAACACATGATTTAAACACTTAACATTTCCAAGAGTAAAGGTTGATTCTTTAATTTGTGCTTTCAATGAAGAAGAAATGAAGCACATACATATGTTATATGATAGAGGTTTAATAAATAAAGTTAAAGCGGAGGACATGCAAATTCTTAACTCTCAAGAAATTCAAAAAAGAGAACCAAATTTATCTAAAGAAATTATTGGTGGGTTGCTTTGTACTTCATCATGGGCTATTGCTCCTGTTGAAGCTACAAAAGCACTTGTTGGTGCTTCACTTAAAAACAATTTAACTTTAATGAAAAATTCTACAGTTACTAAAATAGAAAAAAATAGAGAAGGGTTCTTTGAAATATCAATAGAAGGGCAAGAAAAAATTCTTGCAAGAAAAGTTGTCGATGCAGCAGGACACTATGCTGATGTTATCGCAAATGAAAATAATTTTGACGATTTCAAACAAACAACTAAACGGGGTGAATATAGAGTTTTAACTAAATATATAAATAATTTAGTTAATTCTGTTGTTTTTATGGTTCCTACTATTCATGGTAAGGGTGTAGTTGTAGCCCCAACATTAGATGGTCATTATATTGTTGGTCCTACCGCTGAAGACGGAGTACCTAAAGAAGAAACCAGACTTGTTACTAGAGAAAAATATGATTACATTGGAAAAATAGGTAAAAAGTTAATTCCTAATTTAGATGTTGATAAAACTATGATGACTTTGGCCGGTTCAAGACCTATTGATGTTGAAACTAATGACTTTGTTATTAGAAAAAGTAAGAATGATAAAGATTTTATTCTTGCAGCAGGTATGCAATCACCAGCTCTTTCTTCAGCGCCAATTATTGCTGAAGAAGTTGTGAAATTGCTTGAAATGAACTTAAAGAAAAACGAAAATTGGGATCCAAAATTCGAAGTTATTAGTTAG
- a CDS encoding ABC transporter ATP-binding protein yields the protein MAKTNKENDVDVTQIIDLKSMTDQKITRHNIFEILDQEGGVKQAKVARKMAKVLKRASNIKRKRDEFKGLKNNNNAIIEVQNVSKYYLSGDVVTRVLKNINLTITKGEIVVIVGKSGGGKSTLLNLISGLDRPSKGNVIVNNVNLPYLNDSQLTLFRRKNVSFIFQNYNLLQNLSGYDNVETGAYLQKDKDKKFDINELFTQFELMDVIDKYPSQMSGGQQQRISVLRALAKNADIVFADEPTGALDNKTTEIVLTTLYEMNQKYGTTIIIVTHNPDIEKMASRVIRINNGKISAVKINKSPVHPSKIEIKENSVI from the coding sequence ATGGCCAAAACTAATAAAGAAAATGATGTTGATGTAACACAAATTATTGACTTAAAAAGCATGACTGATCAAAAAATAACTAGACACAATATTTTTGAAATTCTTGACCAAGAAGGCGGAGTTAAACAAGCAAAAGTTGCTCGTAAAATGGCCAAAGTTCTTAAACGGGCATCAAATATCAAACGTAAAAGGGATGAGTTTAAAGGACTGAAAAACAACAACAATGCTATTATAGAAGTTCAAAATGTAAGTAAATATTACTTATCAGGTGATGTTGTTACTCGTGTATTAAAAAATATCAATTTGACTATAACAAAGGGAGAAATAGTTGTTATAGTTGGTAAATCTGGTGGTGGAAAAAGTACATTATTAAACTTAATAAGTGGATTAGATAGACCAAGTAAAGGTAATGTTATAGTTAATAATGTAAATCTTCCATACTTAAATGATTCGCAATTAACTCTATTTAGAAGAAAAAATGTTTCATTCATTTTCCAAAACTATAACTTACTACAAAACTTATCAGGTTATGATAATGTTGAAACAGGAGCTTATTTACAAAAAGACAAGGATAAAAAGTTTGATATTAATGAACTTTTTACGCAATTTGAACTAATGGATGTTATTGATAAATATCCTTCACAAATGTCTGGTGGGCAACAACAACGCATTTCTGTTTTACGGGCATTAGCAAAAAACGCGGATATAGTTTTCGCCGATGAACCTACTGGTGCTCTTGATAACAAAACAACCGAAATAGTTCTTACAACCCTTTATGAAATGAACCAAAAATATGGAACAACAATTATTATTGTTACTCATAACCCAGACATTGAAAAAATGGCTTCAAGAGTCATTAGAATTAATAACGGTAAAATTAGTGCAGTCAAGATAAACAAAAGCCCAGTTCACCCTTCGAAAATTGAAATTAAAGAAAATTCAGTTATCTAA
- the glpK gene encoding glycerol kinase GlpK, with protein MKDKKYIITLDSGTTSCRSIVFDDKANMLSVSQNEFTQYYPKSGWVEHDALEIWNTQLSTMQSAKNKAEIKSNNVMALGITNQRETVVLWNKETGLPVYNAIVWQDRRTSDYCEELEKNKDLVNTIREKTGLIINPYFSGTKIRWILKNVPLAKKTYDEGNLLAGTIDTWLIWKLTGGKVHATDVSNASRTLLFNINTMDWDDELLKTFEVPRDILPEVKSSSDDYGIVVPTLWSNRATGQVPITGVAGDQQSALFGQLCFERGMVKNTYGTGCFTLMNIGTKPILSKNNLLTTVAWRIGKEKPVYALEGSVFIAGASIKWLRDSLRIVYDSAECDFYANLAAKDETHNVIVVPSFTGLGAPYWDSYSRGAIFGLERGTRREHIIKATLESIAFQSNDLIEAMSKDINAKIPVLKVDGGASNSSYLMQFQSSISDVTVQRPKNVETTAMGAAFLAGLHVGYWKNTEELENKIKVGAEWSPKMDKEKIKKLLKAWKVGVTRTLNWLKDIE; from the coding sequence ATGAAAGATAAAAAATATATTATTACACTTGATTCAGGTACTACTTCTTGTAGAAGTATAGTTTTTGATGATAAAGCAAACATGCTTAGTGTTTCACAAAATGAATTTACTCAATACTACCCAAAAAGTGGTTGAGTAGAACACGATGCATTAGAAATTTGGAATACACAACTATCAACAATGCAATCTGCAAAAAACAAAGCAGAAATTAAATCTAATAACGTTATGGCTCTTGGAATTACAAACCAAAGAGAAACTGTTGTTTTATGAAACAAAGAAACAGGACTTCCTGTTTATAATGCAATAGTTTGACAAGATAGAAGAACAAGCGATTATTGTGAAGAATTAGAAAAAAACAAAGACTTAGTTAATACAATTCGTGAAAAAACCGGTTTAATTATTAACCCATATTTCTCAGGGACTAAAATTAGATGAATATTAAAAAACGTTCCTCTTGCTAAGAAAACTTATGATGAAGGTAACTTACTAGCAGGTACTATTGACACATGATTAATATGAAAATTAACCGGCGGAAAAGTTCACGCAACTGATGTTTCAAATGCATCAAGAACATTGCTATTTAACATTAATACTATGGACTGAGATGATGAACTACTTAAAACTTTTGAAGTTCCTAGAGATATACTTCCTGAAGTAAAATCGTCATCGGATGATTATGGTATTGTTGTTCCTACTTTATGATCAAATAGAGCAACAGGGCAAGTACCAATTACAGGAGTTGCCGGAGACCAACAATCAGCACTTTTTGGACAATTGTGTTTTGAACGGGGAATGGTCAAAAACACCTATGGTACAGGTTGTTTCACACTTATGAATATTGGAACAAAACCGATTTTATCAAAAAATAATTTACTCACAACTGTGGCATGAAGAATAGGAAAAGAAAAACCTGTTTATGCTTTAGAAGGTTCTGTATTTATTGCAGGGGCATCTATTAAATGATTAAGAGATTCGTTAAGAATAGTTTACGATTCAGCAGAATGTGATTTTTATGCAAATCTTGCAGCAAAAGATGAAACACATAATGTTATTGTTGTTCCGTCATTTACGGGATTAGGAGCACCTTATTGAGATTCTTATTCTCGTGGTGCAATATTTGGACTTGAAAGAGGAACAAGAAGAGAACACATTATTAAAGCTACTTTAGAATCAATTGCTTTCCAAAGTAATGATTTGATTGAAGCTATGTCAAAAGATATTAATGCTAAAATACCAGTTCTTAAAGTTGATGGCGGGGCTTCTAATTCAAGTTATTTAATGCAATTCCAGTCGTCGATTTCAGATGTAACGGTTCAACGTCCTAAGAATGTAGAAACTACAGCAATGGGGGCCGCATTCTTAGCGGGGCTACATGTAGGATATTGAAAGAACACAGAAGAACTTGAAAACAAAATTAAAGTTGGTGCTGAGTGATCACCAAAAATGGACAAAGAAAAAATTAAAAAACTTCTTAAAGCTTGAAAAGTTGGTGTTACAAGAACACTTAATTGATTAAAAGATATAGAATAA
- the lysS gene encoding lysine--tRNA ligase produces the protein MSNIKYTEQETIRRNKLNFYKEQNITPFKLMKKLVKFDYSDEIQNKFSGLTREELEEKKAVVSISGRIISMRGPFILIKDYHGKIQVYFNKKEDEKLAKLVDSFDLGDIISVSGIVMKTHTNEIAIRSQKIELLTKSLKPLPDKYHGLTDIEEKYRRRYVDLIVNEDSKKVFWTRTKVVSEIRKYFDELEYMEVETPFLHDYISGAAARPFKTHHNALDQEFVLRIATEIPLKKLLVGGVDRVYEMGRIFRNEGIDTTHNPEFTTIEFYEAYSNLEGMMKRTEEVFKRIAKRLGKYKYINNGVEIDLSKPFKRLDMVDAVSEATGEDFRKISFEKACDIAKKNKIKVEKFHKIGHIISNLFEELIEHKLIEPTFVTGHPIEISPLSAKMDDPRFTERAELFINTKEYSNMYTELSDPIDQLERFEAQISEKNAGNDEATDIDYDFVDALEYGMPPAGGCGIGIDRLVMLFSEKESIRDVLLFPTLKRKRNN, from the coding sequence ATGAGCAATATTAAATATACAGAACAAGAAACAATCAGGAGAAATAAATTAAACTTCTATAAAGAACAAAATATAACTCCTTTTAAACTTATGAAAAAACTTGTAAAATTTGATTATAGTGATGAAATCCAAAATAAATTTTCTGGTTTAACAAGAGAAGAATTAGAAGAAAAAAAAGCAGTAGTTTCAATTTCGGGAAGAATAATTTCTATGAGAGGTCCATTCATTTTAATAAAAGATTATCATGGAAAAATACAGGTTTACTTCAATAAAAAGGAAGATGAAAAATTAGCTAAACTCGTTGATTCGTTTGACTTAGGAGACATTATTTCAGTTTCTGGAATAGTGATGAAAACACATACAAACGAGATAGCTATACGTTCTCAAAAAATTGAATTGTTAACAAAATCACTAAAACCATTACCTGATAAATATCATGGTTTAACAGATATTGAAGAAAAATATCGTAGAAGATATGTTGATTTAATTGTTAATGAAGATAGTAAAAAAGTTTTTTGAACAAGAACAAAAGTAGTTAGTGAAATAAGAAAATACTTTGATGAATTAGAATACATGGAAGTTGAAACTCCATTTTTACATGACTATATTTCAGGAGCTGCTGCAAGACCTTTTAAAACTCATCACAATGCCTTAGATCAAGAATTTGTACTTAGAATAGCAACAGAGATTCCTCTTAAAAAATTATTGGTTGGTGGAGTTGACAGAGTTTATGAAATGGGAAGAATTTTTAGAAATGAAGGAATCGATACAACTCATAATCCTGAATTTACAACTATTGAGTTTTATGAAGCTTACTCTAATCTTGAAGGTATGATGAAGAGAACTGAAGAAGTTTTTAAAAGAATTGCTAAAAGATTAGGTAAATACAAATACATTAATAATGGTGTTGAAATAGATTTGAGTAAACCTTTTAAAAGACTTGATATGGTAGATGCAGTAAGTGAAGCAACTGGTGAAGATTTTAGAAAAATTTCTTTCGAAAAAGCCTGTGATATAGCTAAAAAGAACAAAATTAAAGTTGAAAAATTCCATAAAATAGGTCATATTATTAGTAATTTATTTGAAGAATTAATCGAACACAAATTAATAGAACCAACATTCGTAACTGGACACCCAATTGAAATTTCTCCACTTTCAGCAAAGATGGACGATCCAAGATTTACAGAAAGAGCCGAACTTTTTATTAATACAAAAGAATACTCAAACATGTACACTGAATTATCAGATCCTATTGATCAACTAGAAAGATTTGAAGCTCAAATTTCAGAAAAAAATGCTGGTAATGATGAGGCAACTGATATAGATTATGATTTTGTTGATGCACTTGAATATGGTATGCCACCCGCTGGTGGTTGTGGAATAGGAATTGATAGATTGGTTATGCTTTTTAGTGAAAAAGAATCAATAAGAGATGTGCTTTTATTCCCAACATTAAAAAGAAAAAGAAATAATTAA
- a CDS encoding MIP/aquaporin family protein, whose translation MPELLKFFLGEFFGTALLIILGNGVCAAMSYKNMFAASKGGNWVPIALGWGMAVLLGVLVANAFGTGGHLNPAVTVAFTISGATAIKAMPIYIVAQFAGAMFGQVILNLVTYKHIQETDQLVVRGCHATGPAYPNAIVQNLGMEFLGTVILIGTIMCLGLGANNMTTTFGPLIVMIIVMSIGFSLGSTTGYAINPARDAGPRLVFMLMQMLPLKGSNKTSANWAYGWIPVVSPILAGAVLGLLARFVTLA comes from the coding sequence ATGCCTGAATTATTAAAATTCTTCTTAGGTGAATTTTTTGGTACAGCACTTCTAATTATTTTAGGAAATGGTGTTTGTGCTGCGATGTCATATAAGAATATGTTTGCCGCTTCAAAAGGAGGGAATTGGGTTCCGATCGCTCTAGGTTGAGGTATGGCAGTTCTACTAGGAGTATTGGTTGCTAATGCTTTTGGTACAGGAGGACATTTAAACCCAGCTGTAACAGTTGCTTTTACAATTAGTGGTGCAACAGCTATTAAAGCAATGCCTATTTATATAGTAGCTCAATTTGCTGGAGCAATGTTTGGACAAGTTATTTTAAACTTAGTAACATACAAACACATTCAAGAAACAGATCAACTTGTTGTTAGAGGATGTCACGCAACAGGACCTGCATATCCAAATGCAATAGTACAAAATTTAGGAATGGAATTCTTAGGAACGGTAATTCTAATTGGTACAATTATGTGTTTAGGACTTGGTGCAAATAATATGACTACAACCTTTGGACCTTTAATTGTAATGATCATTGTTATGTCAATCGGTTTTTCATTAGGTTCAACAACAGGTTATGCAATTAACCCAGCTAGAGATGCTGGACCAAGATTGGTATTTATGTTGATGCAAATGTTGCCATTAAAAGGTTCAAACAAAACAAGTGCTAACTGAGCATATGGATGAATACCAGTTGTATCACCAATATTAGCAGGAGCAGTTTTAGGACTTTTAGCAAGATTTGTTACATTAGCTTAA